DNA sequence from the Novosphingobium sp. IK01 genome:
GGGGCGGGCGAAGGTGGCTCGCTTCAGCGTCCAGACTGCCGCCCCGCCGCCGCGTCGAGCTCGGCCACGGCTTGCGCCGCGGCCTCGCAGTCGCTGCCGGTCTCTTGGCCCCGCTCGCAGCGTGTGACGACCAGTCTCGCCTCTTCCGCGTGGAAGCGGAAATAGCCGGCGTCGCGTGGTTTAATCAGCCCGCATCCGGACAGAACGATTGTTGCGGCAACGGCGATGATCGCCTGCTGCTTGCTGTTCCCCATTATGTCGATCCTCTCCATATTCCGGCCCAACGCCACTTCCCTCCGTTGCGACGCCATGCGTGAAATCCGCTGCGGTGAAGCCTTCCAACCAATCTGATGAGGATGATCGCGCTGGCTGGTGAGATCAGGCTAAAGGCACGTGCAAAGCGTGTGATGCGGACAAGCATCGAAGCTGCCATGAGCCAAAGGCCGGCAGGAAACGCGGGCAGCAGGTCAGCCATCAATGGCCACCCCTTGATCGCCCGAAAGTCGCGACCCGCCAAAGATACCAGATGACGGCCAGCGCGAGCACGGCGTTGCTGACCGGTTCGATGACGCTCGCCACCTGGCTATAGCGTTCGCCCAGCTCATAGCCCGCCAGCACGAGGATAACGGTCCATATGGCCGAGCCGGTGAGCGTCGAGACCAAGAATGGACCAAGGGGCATCCCGCTGACCCCTGCGGGCACCGAAATCAGGGTCCGGACTCCCGGGACCATGCGCCCGAACAGAACCGCCCAACGACCGTAGCGGTCGAACCAGCGGTCGACATGATCGACCTCACCGGGCGTCAACGTCAGCCATCGGCCGTGGCGGGAAGCAAAGCGCTTCAATCGTTCGATGCCGATCCAGCGGCCGACATAGTACCACAGCACCGCCCCTGCAGCCGATCCGAGGGTGCCGGCGATTGCCACCACCCACAGCGAGCCGCGCCCCTGCGCAGCGGTGTAGCCGGCAAGTGGCAAAATCACTTCCGACG
Encoded proteins:
- a CDS encoding DedA family protein, whose protein sequence is MFDIITSILASLGGFGVFLLMLAENVFPPIPSEVILPLAGYTAAQGRGSLWVVAIAGTLGSAAGAVLWYYVGRWIGIERLKRFASRHGRWLTLTPGEVDHVDRWFDRYGRWAVLFGRMVPGVRTLISVPAGVSGMPLGPFLVSTLTGSAIWTVILVLAGYELGERYSQVASVIEPVSNAVLALAVIWYLWRVATFGRSRGGH